In a single window of the Serratia quinivorans genome:
- the feaB gene encoding Phenylacetaldehyde dehydrogenase — protein sequence MPDNTLAVMDSVSRFLDRHHGLYIDGQWCESSAEHRLAVFNPADGKQISSTADANAQDVARAVQSAHQAFTSGVWAQRLPAERERILLRYADLLEQHTEELAQLETLEQGKSINIARMFEVGCTLNWMRYTAGLTTKITGQTLDVSIPMPPGAKYQVYTRKEPIGVVAGIVPWNFPLMIGMWKVMPALAAGCSIVIKPSETTPLTLLRMAELATEAGIPPGVFNVVTGKGTGCGKALTEHPLIAKVSFTGSTPVGKGIARAAADRLTRVTLELGGKNPAIVLKDADQQQVIEGLMAGSFLNQGQVCAASSRIYIEAPIYDSLVAGFEQAVKSLTVGPGMDANAQINPLVSSDHRNKVAAYLDDARSKHAELISGAAGPDSQGFYIPPTLVINPDDQLNLAREEVFGPVVNLIRVADAEEALSKANDTDYGLTASLWTTSLQAAMAYTPRIQAGTVWVNTHTLIDANMPFGGFKQSGSGRDFGPDWLDAYTESKSVCIRY from the coding sequence ATGCCTGACAACACCCTAGCAGTGATGGACAGCGTTTCACGTTTTCTCGATCGTCATCATGGGCTGTATATTGACGGCCAATGGTGCGAGTCCAGTGCCGAACATCGGTTGGCGGTATTTAACCCCGCTGACGGAAAACAAATTTCCTCCACCGCCGACGCCAACGCACAGGACGTCGCGCGTGCCGTACAATCTGCCCACCAGGCTTTCACCTCCGGAGTCTGGGCACAACGTTTACCCGCCGAGCGCGAGCGCATTCTACTGCGCTATGCCGACCTGCTTGAACAACACACCGAAGAGCTGGCCCAGTTGGAAACGCTGGAGCAGGGTAAGTCTATCAATATTGCCCGCATGTTCGAGGTCGGCTGCACGCTGAACTGGATGCGCTACACCGCCGGGCTGACCACAAAAATCACCGGCCAAACCCTGGACGTGTCAATCCCGATGCCGCCGGGCGCCAAATATCAGGTGTACACCCGTAAAGAGCCGATTGGCGTGGTGGCCGGTATCGTGCCGTGGAACTTCCCGCTAATGATCGGCATGTGGAAGGTAATGCCAGCGTTGGCGGCGGGCTGCTCTATCGTCATCAAACCGTCTGAAACCACCCCGCTCACCCTGCTGCGCATGGCCGAACTGGCTACCGAGGCCGGTATTCCGCCGGGCGTATTTAACGTGGTAACCGGCAAAGGCACCGGCTGTGGCAAGGCACTGACCGAACACCCGTTGATCGCCAAAGTGAGCTTCACCGGCTCCACACCGGTGGGTAAAGGCATCGCGCGGGCGGCGGCAGATCGCCTGACACGCGTCACGCTGGAGCTGGGCGGTAAAAACCCGGCCATCGTGCTGAAAGACGCCGATCAACAACAGGTTATCGAAGGCCTGATGGCGGGCAGTTTCCTCAATCAGGGCCAGGTGTGCGCCGCCAGTTCACGGATTTATATTGAAGCACCGATCTACGACAGCCTGGTTGCCGGGTTCGAGCAGGCGGTGAAGTCACTGACCGTCGGGCCGGGCATGGATGCCAATGCGCAGATCAACCCACTGGTCTCCAGCGATCACCGGAATAAAGTGGCGGCCTATCTGGACGACGCCAGATCCAAGCATGCGGAACTGATCAGCGGCGCAGCCGGACCGGACTCACAAGGGTTCTATATTCCGCCGACGCTGGTGATAAACCCGGATGATCAGTTGAATCTGGCACGCGAAGAAGTGTTTGGCCCGGTGGTGAATCTGATCCGGGTGGCGGACGCCGAAGAAGCGCTGAGCAAAGCCAACGACACCGATTACGGCCTGACCGCCAGCCTGTGGACCACCAGCCTGCAGGCAGCAATGGCTTATACGCCACGCATTCAGGCCGGTACGGTCTGGGTCAACACCCATACGTTGATCGACGCCAACATGCCTTTTGGCGGCTTTAAACAATCGGGTAGCGGCCGCGACTTCGGCCCGGACTGGCTGGATGCCTATACCGAATCCAAATCGGTGTGCATTCGTTACTAA
- the leuE_1 gene encoding Leucine efflux protein — protein sequence MLESFGVLNLWTYLAGVIFIIILPGPNTLYVLKTGVTRGVRAGYTAALGVFIGDAILIFCAYIGVASLIRTTPFLFTLVRFLGAIYLLFLGAKILYATFIQKNAEQHQQIEGSHSILRKSLTLSLTNPKAILFYVSFFVQFIDFNYAHTGLSFTILALILESVSFIYMTTLIFSGAMLAHFFNHKKGLAKLGNGLIGLLFLGFATRLATLSS from the coding sequence GTGTTAGAAAGTTTTGGCGTCCTGAATCTTTGGACCTATCTGGCCGGGGTGATTTTTATCATCATCCTGCCGGGCCCGAATACGTTGTATGTGTTGAAAACCGGCGTAACACGCGGTGTGCGGGCCGGCTATACCGCCGCGCTGGGCGTGTTTATCGGTGATGCAATCCTGATTTTCTGCGCCTATATTGGCGTGGCCTCGCTGATCCGCACCACGCCGTTTCTGTTTACCCTGGTGCGTTTTCTCGGCGCGATTTACCTGCTGTTCCTGGGTGCCAAGATTCTCTACGCCACCTTTATCCAGAAAAATGCCGAGCAGCATCAACAGATTGAAGGCAGCCACAGCATTCTGCGCAAATCGCTGACGCTCAGCCTGACCAATCCGAAAGCGATCCTGTTTTATGTGTCGTTCTTCGTACAGTTTATCGATTTCAACTATGCCCACACCGGTCTGTCGTTCACCATTCTGGCGTTGATCCTCGAATCGGTCAGTTTTATCTACATGACCACGCTGATCTTTTCCGGCGCGATGCTGGCGCACTTCTTTAACCACAAGAAAGGCCTGGCAAAACTGGGCAATGGTCTGATTGGCCTGCTGTTCCTCGGCTTCGCCACCCGCCTGGCGACCCTCAGCTCCTGA